The window ATCACGCTGTTCTTTGTCAGATCTGATTGTTTTAGATGTGAGTGCATAACCATGGCTTATCTGAGCATGAGATCTCAGAGTTTTATGTGTTTTCTCTGTGACTTGGTGGATTGATTCCTTGTTTGTTATGCTTTTTCGTATTTTCTATTGCCTTTTTTTGCTATTGTGGTGTTCTTGGACAAATGGTGGAGTTGGAAGACGAGCTACGGTCGATGACGACGTCCAGAATCGAGGCTAGGGTAACTGCATCAATCGATGCGAGGGGGTGTCTCTAGACGCAGTCGTGATGGTTCGCGAGTAATTGGTGCGCttcatcggtcgatgcaaagaGTGCATCGGACAATGCAATGGCGTTGCACCAGTTGATGCATGGTGTCCATCGGTCGCTGCACGGGAGATCCATCGGTCTACACAAggtgtgtgtcggtcgacaacGGGTCTCAGCAGTCGACTGATATGTGTGCTtttgtggtttggtttgattgtgtaTTGCTTGTAATTGTTGTTTGTTCTTTGTGATCttaatgcttgtgtgtatagcccaattgatgagaggattgcctcactaagtatttatagTAATGCTTACGCCTCTCctttgtgttgtggtgcaggtaaggACAAAATGTGATGGAgaaatcaaggcgatgaagatgaagatgttctagagacttgattgattgtgttcAAGCTTTTGTtaagttgctagagttgggtcattagaacatcgTTAGGATGCTGGTTATTTGCTTCTTGACATTGTTGGATTATGATTTGTTAGACCTTGGTTTTAGTTATTCATTATTGGAGTTATATACTAGATTattgatattgtttatgttatccgctgttgttgattgttgttaggatgttagtgaaTATGGGATCACTAGTTAATGTTatgttaaaaaggaaaaaaaatgggatgagttgtttcattttggtatcggAGCCCTTATGGTTCgaggtctagggttcattgtaGCTTTTTCTGTTGATGTTTGGTATTGCATGCTTGAGTTGATTATGAgatttagtcaattgtgtgtggcatggggtactagaacatcctcttcgagccttcaatgggATTCCACATAAGTTGTGTGTGTCTGTATGCGGtttgaattgtgtgcttagccttctgtctTTGGTAGTGCAGATAGTTAGAGGTGgagctgttgctggtcgtggacgcggtcgtggtcgtggtaggggaaAAGGCCCAGCTGCTAGTGTAGGATCGGGATCGAAGAATCGATATCAGTACGTCTTAGTGACTTGGGATGGAGGTGCTATCAACCATAGTTAGTCTCGAGCTGATTGTACAGTTTCCAAAGTGAACGGTAAAAGTGAATTGTTCTTATTAATATTCATGGGCCGTTACAAAAATGACCTATCTCGGGTTCTTATACTATCATTACAACATTAAATTAGTGTGGATTCTCCTCCGTTAATTTCCTGTTTCATTTACTGCTAATCGTACTCAAATCCCGCTCGTTATGCCCTTCAGAGGGATCCGAACTCCAAGATGACTTTTGTCTCAGTTCGGGTAATCCCTCTAGTCCGAATTTCGAAAATGAGCCTTATGCCTTAACGGGCCAGCTATCATTCCACTCTATTGTCGGGCTGACCAACTTTGATGTCACCGTTAACAGGCTGGCTGACTTTGGTACCAACATTTGTCCCCAAGTCTCGCGAGCTGGTCAACTCGGGGGACTTTTGATGTGCCTTTGCTTGCATCGGGAACAAATTATGTCCCGAATCTCAAGATTTGATTGTAGTAATAATAGGATTTACCTCCATTAACATCAGGAAACAAAATATTCCCCAAATCTCATAATTTAATCGTAGTAATGATAAGATTTTCCTTCCCGAGCAAGTGGCAAGAACCATCTACTAGGTCACAGATGGATTAATCCGGACAACTTGGCAAGGCAAATACATGGGACCAAAGTCAAGCTGGAAATTTGTTCCTCATGAGAGGAAAACTAACTGGTGGTGAGTGTTCAAAAtttatactacttttttttactCTATATAACTAAGTTCACTTACTCACAAATACTAATGTCTTCTTTTAATATTGTAGCAAAACTTCTATTGGGAGTCAAGGTACTCTTGAAAtaactttcattttttgtattatgtgGATGATGTTTTGTAGGTGTATGATGTCTGCACGTTTTCATTCACAATCCATAAGCGAATGTtcattgttttaatttagtttttgttgtgactagttgtttttgacttttgatcTGAATGTTTGTCTTTGATTGTTGGTTtagattaatttggttttatatccATTCACAGCGGGGTAAGTCAAGCAAAGGACACATTTATGGAATAGGCAGTGTTCAATACCGGGATTTTGATCCTTCTAAGACCTTCTCTTCAACGCAACCTCGACATGGACTTGCGTATCTCTGGTTTGGGTAAGAACTCTGAAACTGTCAACAATAATGTTGAAACGCTCAAGACTGACATGAAGACACTCAAAGATGATATGATTGCCTTGAAGAGTGAGTTCAAGGACGAGATGGTTGCAACACGAGCTTCACTAAATGTGATTCTAAAGGCTCTTGGGGTGAATTCTGCTACCCTCCAACATGTTAATCATACTCAACCTTCTGATCCTACTGCAACACCTATTAATCCCACTGTCCTGAATGCCGCAATGCCTAACACTGCCTCGACCTCGACTCCACCTATGACTCGAGCTCAACAAGCTGACTTTGAACAATGGTGTGCTACTCGTGACTTTACTTCACAAGCACTTAGATAAGCGGTGTGTTTCTTAGCTTTATTGTGTATCTTGTATTTTTAGCTTGCTTCGCAAAATAATTGCATCTTTCGTAATACTTAATCGccttttgtaagttttttggAATCTCATGGatctttttgtaaaactttgGAAATCTATGGTTGTGTATTATAGGTTTTATATTTCACGTTTcagattttagaatttgtatttCACGTTTCAAATTATAGAATTTTGGGGTATAGGTTTCAATTTCTAAATTCGTCACAATCACCAGGTCACGGTGGTTCGTGGTTAGAAAAAGTCATCGTTTAGACACAAGTGTTTCGTGTCTACTTAGTCACTGAATAAACATGAACTGAATCATGGCTAACTGACCACAAAAAATTTTCTGACTATTATTCTGTGGCAATTAATGTCATGAAATATGCGTGTTAAAATCGTGACTAAAACGTCACGAAAAGCCACGAAATATTTTAGTCCACGATCGTATAGACACGATTTTTTCCCATGTCTTGTCGTGTCTGTGTGGTCATATAACCACGAAAATGTGACATTCTCCACGGAATATTTCATGGCTATAGTGAAACGACccgatccatttttttttaatagtaataataataataataataataaacactctacaactagtggtcccatacccactagccacctaaccacaaacatattcaacagcggataacaataccaataacaaccaataatccaaataatatccaataataaatcaatgttatagcataaacaatatccaaataccaaacaacaggaaacacaaaaccagcaacctagcaatgtttttaatgacccaactctagcaacctagcaatgccatacaacaaccaatcgagtccttagaacatcctcctcttcattgccttgattccacgatcacactttgcctttacctgcaccacaaacacaaattgagatgcatgagtatttgataaacactcagtgaggcaatcctcccatctactgggctatacacacaagcaactgtaattccaatgttccaacaatcaacaaacaaaacatacaaaccaggaaaacaaacatcatctcgctggaagggaggtgtcgaccgacaccaaccaagtgtcgaccaacactggctcttggtgtcgaccgacaccaaccaagtgtcgaccgataccaaccAAGTGTAGACCAacactggctcttggtgtctaccgacactaccccacagtgtcgatcgatgtcgcttcactggtgtcgaccgacaccaattggtgtcgatcgacactacctctgCAACCGCGATCGGCATGAAGCAGAGAGTCGATTCTCGCTCCCAAACCccaccaaatcgcccaatactcaaaacccaagccaaatacgtccgtaggaacctgtagcaatcaaCCCCAGCaagcaaaacacacaaaacaacaacaaacaagcaagaacaaagaatcacaggcttagatcagccatggtcatgcactcacctctttgcaggaagtttctgaccaacattGATGAATCTCACTCTCCCAGCAAACTTCCCACatgttcctagccttgaatcctcactccctcagcaagatctcacccagaaagccttgaaatctcaccaaaactcacaaaaactcaagaacaaacttttctcttctttttctctctgattCAGCGGCGAGACAAcaataaaacacgacctaggtcgtttttctCACTTAATAGTCTATTTATGTGGTTTTCCATAAACCAAACCGTCCAAAATTGCCAATTGAATCCATCTGGTCGAAGCAGAAattaatggtgtcgaccgacaccacccttagtgtcgatcgaaacccacccccaaaacgcagagttttggttcgcgggtgttacataTAGGCTCTATTTTTACTAGTGATGGAAGCATTTTTAAAAGTCTCAGCCCATCTCATAATATTGATTAGATGTGAGTTTATTTGCGTTAGCCCTAAGTCTTTTTAGGAACATGAAAAGtctttttaaaactattgtCGGATCAGATATCATCAATGTTCAGGAGTTACGTTGTGAAACGATGTCTTATCCAAATATCATCAAATGTGTTAAATGTTACTAATCCTGTGCAAAGAAGCAAGTAAGCTTCAGATCTGCTAAAATCACTCAACTCACTTTCAGAATATGTTCTTCAAATGGCAGTTGACACATGTAGGAGGTCTGCCACTGCGACTGCGACCGCGACTTAAAAGTTGTTCGTTTGACAGTCGCAGGTCTTGCGACTAAACGCTGCGATTGCGATTGAATTTTTCTTACGGCATGAAAAATCAGCGACGTGACTATTTAAATAGCAATTAGTGGCAACGACCACTCGCCCAACTGCTAATTGAACAACATCTTGCGATTCAAAATCGTAGTCGCAGTCATAGTCACAATCGTAGCCGTTTGCGATTATGAAACGAAACATAGCCTAAATCACACAATCAAGGGGGAGAAAATGCTAAAGCAAAAAGCATCGCAGAGGTTCTTTGATGCTCGTGACAAGATCGGCGAGAGATTCACCAAGATTATGTGGTCACTAGAACAGGTGTTGCAATGTAGCCATTGTCCGGAAAATCACGTTCATCAACTTCATGAGAAGCTCTGGTTGGAAGTCACTAGTCATTGGGAGTCATAGGTTTCTTTTTGTCCGCAACATTATTTTGGGCTTCTATATGTTTTAAGTTACAAGAGATGTGTCTTCCAGGGGAGATGCTAATGTTTCCAAAAGAACCTGGTTGCACTTTCATATGGTCAAAGCGACGCATAATGGACTTATTGGTCCCAAACCAAATCCTTATtacaaacaaatccaaactACCAAGAAGATACAATAATGTTCATAAtcacaaaattcacaaaaaagaaaacacaaacacctatccaatatacataaatttacaACATTTAAACATTTAATGTTTCTCTTATTGATTTACGCTTTGTTTATTTGCTTAGTTACACTTAACCGTGACACCAAAACAACCTTTTTCATTTTGCGTTCTAGCCTAACTCTATTCAGACGGATTCGTAAAACAACTTCTCTCTATGGGACTTGATTGCTAAATACTAGATACAATTCACTGTACACTTGCAATAGTCGTattgtccattttttttttttggtaggaagtGGTATCGTCTATTGAGGTAAAAGATTAAATTTACGCACATCATTAGTCATATGTTTATTCGTTTCATGTTGcctaaaaagtatatatttgcTGGAATTTTATTAAATGAGTGTGCGACTAATTCTTAGAGATAGGTCTAGTCGGCTATATGAAATTTAGTTCAAACAAGTTTAGAAAAAACTGcggaattatatattttgcagaatgtattgagaaaaaaatgtaGTTGAAGCTTTTGGGAGGAGATTCTGCTTCTTAGATCGGCCatataaagttaaaatatataagtaactttattttaattgtttacattATACAACACACGCAAATTACTATATCTAATCCATATCAAAATTTAGTAACactataatacaaaatattatatcataGAATGAACAAAtatgtgtttattttattataagagACATTAAATATATGAAACGAGTTTTGGacgtcaaaagaaaaaggaaatattgattttttttggttaactaaTAAATACAATTAAGCTATTTGCACCTAAAAACGCAAATGCAAGTATGAGTACCCGCTCCGCAAATCGCAATAACCCGATGCCTTAATTGATAGTCACGATGGCCTTACACCTAGCTTTACAACGGGCATGTTTACATTTCCCGGGTTTTCGGTCAGATAGAGGCCTATGAGCATCTCCAACTCAACTCATCTCCAAAATCCAATGCAAGTACTAGAGCGCCTACCATCTAAGCGGTGGTGAATTTCTAGAACATTTTTAGAACACTGGTTTAAATGTAGTGTTATTCATTTTCAATGATTTACgacatgagtttttttttggtgaatattcACGACATGAattgattttaatagattttgaaAGACTTcaagttaaaaatacaaaaacaaaatgtttgttATTAGTTTATGCTTTTATTGGCTCTTAATGATTTAGAAATCTATGTAAGGTTTTGAAATGAACAATTCTTGGTTCACTACTAAGATAAACCCCTTTGTTCACCTCTCATTATTTCAACCAATAAAAATCTCATAtgtcataatatattttaaaacatattcattcacctttttataaaataaagaaacaaaatctgtatacattattataaaattaaaaacttaaaccgctcttttataaatccaaactgatatataatttttttctaattgtaaaatctaaactctaaccatctcatttgtaaactcaaacggacatataatttcattctaattgtaaaatctaaaccctaaccatcttatttgtaaatccaaaccgacatataattttgttctacttgtaaaatccaaacgctaaccatctcatttgtaaacccaaaccgacatataattttgttttaattgtaaaatctaaaccctaaccacttcatttgtaaacccaaaccgacatataatttcattttaattgtaaaatctaaaccataatcaccttatttataaactcaaactgatacatcatttcattctaattgtaaaatctaaactaagccaatatttaaattaaaaaaaaacatatatacagaatttgtttccttaatttgttttgcttttcaatttaattttgatttatttttaaatagaataatgtatagaagattaTGATTAGTTGAAAAGGAAGAGGTGAACAAGAAGGTTCAAtctaggagtgaacctaagtatttttcttttgaaatgaaCAATACTAGGGGTGTACCTCTTCATTcaccttcttataaaataagaaaataaaatatgtatacattattataaaattgaaaacttaaaccactcttttataaactcaaatcgatatataatttcattttaattgtaaaatataatccctaaccatctcatttgtaaacccaaaccgacatataatttcattctaattgtaaagtCTAAACCATaatcatcttatttgtaaacccaaaccgacatataatttctttctaattgtaaaatccaaaccctaaccatctcatttgtaaacccaaaccgacatataattttgttctaattgtaaaatctaaatcctaaccatctcatttgtaaactcaaactgacatataattttgttctaactgtaaaatctaaaccctagcaactttatttgtaaacccaaatcgacatataattttgttttaactgtaaaatctaaaccctagcaactttatttgtaaacccaaaccgacctataatttcattttaattgtaaaatctaaactctaatcagcttattttaaaatccaaactgatatataattttgttctaattttaaaaatataaaccaaaccaatttttaactttccttaattaaaagtatacagaatttgtttgcttaatttgttttgcttttaatttaattatgatttatttcttataaataaaataatgtatagaagattctgattggttgaaaaggagGAGGTGAATATAAAggttcaaatttttcttttgaaataacaaaatataccTTCAGATTTGagcatttgtaaaaaaaaaaagaagaacttaGTGAGGGTTTATATTGATTGATTTGGAAATCCAAGTTAATTGGaacattaatttgaaatttcttatcaatatgatatggttttattttcatattttataaatatgagttacaattatgatttatgtaaggattaatataattgattcagcactaaatttaaatagattttgAAAGACTTTCAAATTTTGCATAAAAATTTGAGGAAGAATCATGTTATTTTGAAGTTTGAACGGATTCACCATAATACAGTAGTTGAGATCCACATATTGAATGTTGAGATCggtatattaaatattttcattcatatacaatttttaataaaactgaAATACACAAAATTGTAACACCCACTTATATTTACGATATGTCAAAATCCATTGTGAAATCAAATCCTTAATAAACCCAATGAGATTTCTAAAgtttcaacatatatatatctaaaatacaTGATTGTGATCTAGAATTTTCAATCAATAATCCAATAGTAAGCGAGTTTTTCGAATTTTTGAATTTAGTAAAATTCAATAACCAGTAACTCTCTAAAATATTGAGGGTAAACCTTACTATTCTGAACGAATTTATAAAGCTAGTTGAAATgtatataatgtatgtttaaAACAGTAAATTTGTAGTTGAGATCCacaaattaattacattttcaaatcTTACATAGTTttcaaatcaatacaaaaatatacaaacaatAACCCTAATTGTTGATTTggttaaaaaaagttattttaataCTCCGTATCATGTACTCACCATGCACTCCTAACATTTCATGTATCAATGTATTGGTGAAATCTCTTTCTAACCTCGACTTATGAGAGCTTATAAATTGGAGCTTTGAGCAATGTAATCGATTTGTCATTCTCTCGTGTCTTTTTGtatcaagcaaaaaaaagacttaaatGGATTAAAATTCCATTGAAATGTTCTCCAAATGCATGTCTTTGACAACAAAATTTCCTAAGAAAATctaattattattgtaacttTGATAACTATTAGTGGTTGTGCGTTATGCGTCAATTGCTACAATAGTCTATGTCTTTGaaataaacaatgttttttcaagattttattaatatatatttattattaaagtGTTACATATGCTAAAATTACTCTTATGAATAGTTAAAACCAAAATgttcaagaaattcaaataaattaataaaactctTACATGGTCTTAAATCATGGAATGTACATTGGATGTTCACAAAGTGGAACATTGACATAGATTTAGTGGAATGTGAGTTCACGAAGTGTCACATTGACATGGATTTAGTTGAAGAGCAGTTAATGATGTCTACTATCCGGAGAAGCTCTTTGAAACTGAGCTAGTACTAGGTCAGCAAATTGCACTGAACCATATGTACTTATGCTATTCATTGAGAGGATGAGATATTGAAGTGCTGAGTAGATATAATCGTGGATTGAGAGCTTTATTGGCGGGTCATTCTAAGGTTAGTTTCTCATCTCttatgcttttctttttctaacaGTCTTTGCTTActacaatattatttttctaactgTATTTTCCTTTGTATCCAGAGAGTGAGATGCATGTCTTTCTTTGGAGAGGATATTAATTTTTTGGCTTCGAATAGTTTATGATGGAAAAGTTTTTGTGTTCCTAATTCTATTTTGAACGAAATGAGGAAGAAGACAGAACATGCTATCAATCTTCTCTTGTATTTTACTAATAGAtttgaattttgagttttgatccCATCGTCATTAAAAGTTACTCCCTCTGTCCCAAATTATAGAATTTGTtagcattttgtttttgttccatttttataagatattttttttccagatttctATGCatcatttatgtttatttagtaTGTTATGATCATTTTTattcttcaatcttttttttttctattgattaaatttttggaaatttttaataatatattttatgtaaaataaaaaaaatatttataatttcttaattattgtgattttagctaaaaatttaataaaatggaCAAAGAGAGTAACAttctactttttaaaattttggaatgCAATTATATGAAAGACTTTTGGTGCATAGAACAGAGTGTAATACTACTTGTagataaagaaaatgataaCTCAAGTAAATTAAATAGAAGTTTTGAAATTGTCATGTCATGTGCAATTTGTAACATCCCAAAcattataagtaaaaaaaatcaaagaaatatgTGAGCAATAATTTCGGAAGAAAAGACATAtgatttatcttcttttgttggaTAATAGAGAGATATATGTCTTAACATGATCTCTCAATCCATCTCTGAACTTAGTCATTTGACTCATATTGAGTGTGTAAACAATAACATGTGAAAAATAATCTAAGGGTCTGAATTGCGGCATATTTGGTTGTGCGGGACAAAAGATTTAGTTGTGCGGTACGGTTCCAACTGCGGTTTATTCagaagaaatatatttgtaGGACAAGTGGggttaatacaaaataaacggtataaaataatatttgattggtaAAACTACTAATTGCGGttcacaataaaatattatatatttatatatatgtatatattttattattataacaataattgtatgaataaattagtaaaaataaaaataattaatataattgtaatctATTACTTTGTGTtagtaaaaaatatttggaaactTAGAAAACATAATAAAGTAAATCATAcatgagatttttttaataattcaaattaatgAGTATGGTTAACATATAACTAACTATTAAAATATGTGTTGAttatttaactttctttcactcaacataaattatatattaaaaatatatatattactgttGTATGTGCGTTTTTTCCAATAAACGTTAGGTAATAGGTGAGTGACCAAATAATAGTGGTCCATGAGTTAATTATCTTGTTTCAAAAACCGCGAACAGTTTCTGATtctcttttttgaaaaaatgcaaataaccaaaaaaaattatgatgggTGAATAATATAACTTTCATAAAAACGCTCTTTGAAATCCGCGTTACTAGTGTCTCCAATCAAGGTCTATGTATCAATCAccaataggaaaaaaaatataacacttTAAGAATATGTGTTATATACTAAATTGAAAGtaataattgtaaatttttatccccaaactgaaaaagaacttttttttaaaaaagaccaATAATTGTGTGTCATTTGTCTATTTTGTTCGGTTTACGATTTTGATTACGCAATTCATCTCCGTACCGTACCGACTAGATATATCGGTTAACGTAAGCAAAGTGACCTAAATTAGGTTGCCACGAGGGATAACATAAACGGCAATAAAACGGCGCCGTGTTAATCCCCACccaccaaataaaaaatctccGATAACCCGATTTAGTTAAAAACTCTATTCACCGATATCAAAATCACGACggagaaaaaaccctaaaaaaaatggAGGTAGAGACGAAGGAGAAGATCAAGAGAACAGTGAGAGAGATACTAAAGGAATCGGATATGAAAGAGATGACAGAGTTCAAAGTTCGTCAACTCGCTTCGGAGAAACTCGGTATCGATCTCTCTGAGATTTCTCACAAAGCTTATGTACGAAGCGTTGTGAACTCGTTCCTCGACGAAGAGAGATTGAAAGGTCCTGATGAAACAGAGGtgaatgagaaagaagaagaagaaggagaaggagatggtgGAGGAGGTAAAGGAGCAAGCAAAGAGTTGGATGATGACGGCGATCTCATCATTTGCCGGGTTCGATTTCATTGCTCTCTTCCTTCAATTTCGATTCTTGATTTTGCTCGAATGGTCGTGAAATTAGTTCAATTGTGAGTTGAGTTATgattttgctgttgttgttgtgtgggGTTCTGTGTGTTGGTGTATAGCTATCGGATAAGAGAAGAGTGACGATTCAGGAATTTAAAGGAAAGACTTTGGTTTCCATTAGAGAGTATTACAAGAAAGATGGCAAAGAACTTCCCACTTCTAAGGGTACTTTTGAAAGCAAATCTCTCTCCTCTACATCTTCTAATAACAATTTTTGTTACCAAAATCTCGACTTCTCTGTCCAAATGCATCTTCTATTGAGCATCAGagtgtgtgttttgtgtgaaaaaaaaaatgtttcttttaaaGTTGCCACTTTTTGAGTTGCATCAGTGTGATTTTAAAGTCAATGGAGGGGACTGAGAGTTGCTATTGTTTAAGTATAGGCTGAAAAGGTGATTTACTGATTAGAAACCATTTTGGCTGATAAGTTTTTTGGGGAAGTTGACTTGAATGTTTCGTCAGTTGAACTTTTTAATCGTAGTTTAGTCTAACCTCacatgttttgagtttgttttgtattaCAGATTTTagactctttttatttttcatatgatttttttttagtattttttcgAGAATTTGAATTTCTGCTAGTCCTCATATTTTGAGTAACTCTATAATGTATATTTGGTTTCAACCATTATTCTCAATATCAACAATAGTGAGACAATGTTCTTGATCCATTTCCTGTCACTGATATATTGTATTGTTATCCAGGAATCAGCTTAACTGATGAACAATGGTCAACTTTCAAGAAAAACATTCCAGCTATCGAAAAAGCTGTCAAGAAAATGGAATCGCGTGTCTGAAGAACATGTGGGTACTCCTTCTCTAAACATGTGTCTACTTAATTAATGGGTTCTAGTGTTGATTGTTTCATGTAACTGcgttttccttttgtttctctttcttgaatTGGTCGTAATGTGTTTC is drawn from Camelina sativa cultivar DH55 chromosome 8, Cs, whole genome shotgun sequence and contains these coding sequences:
- the LOC104707376 gene encoding RNA polymerase II transcriptional coactivator KELP gives rise to the protein MEVETKEKIKRTVREILKESDMKEMTEFKVRQLASEKLGIDLSEISHKAYVRSVVNSFLDEERLKGPDETEVNEKEEEEGEGDGGGGKGASKELDDDGDLIICRLSDKRRVTIQEFKGKTLVSIREYYKKDGKELPTSKGISLTDEQWSTFKKNIPAIEKAVKKMESRV